The following proteins come from a genomic window of Dermacentor albipictus isolate Rhodes 1998 colony chromosome 8, USDA_Dalb.pri_finalv2, whole genome shotgun sequence:
- the LOC135912825 gene encoding uncharacterized protein, whose product MAPRRVVVKTGSRKDNSPYCCVYGCHNSYRNTAGKLPPIKFYRFPWKSYETERRQRWIAAVRRASSEGELWQPKRNETRICSAHFVGNERSNIAQHPAYIPTIFPPCYKKSDAALPQTKLGRFERIQRRSALRPVIAPTCQTAVSLNSEDDTAALEERNEMSDLEATVCFSPDSAQGTSASEECNKFASVMTQTENSSFQGPCSLFLSVVSQCDASTQVSHIETRDSSVQAEPAVRSTATGPEERSCVFLGYSSLCERKDAFTELCGVSANVFAMLMSLFSSVVVRSVDVPIPQKMVIFLMKMKLGISFASIAVLFGLHRTTVSRIFFFVLRNLLYSMQHFIPEPPQAAVKATMPACFKVHYPNCRFIIDCTEVRTEEPPTVEQRRALFSHYKGCYTLKFLIGILPNGAVTFVSKAYGGRASDTHITLESGFLNRIEPGDVVLADKGFPGIKAPAEGNKGIVVLPPFSKGNMQFTYDELQQTYHIAQVRIHVERAIQRIKLFNILNFRVSNDLIPYMSDIMRMCCILVNLQPPIINTQKLEQS is encoded by the exons ATGGCGCCTCGTCGCGTGGTTGTGAAAACCGGGTCCAGGAAAGACAATTCGCCGTATTGCTGCGTTTATGGCTGTCACAACAGCTACAGGAACACTGCTGGAAAATTGCCGCCGATcaaattctaccgttttccttggAAATCGTATGAGActgaaagaagacagaggtggatcGCAGCTGTCCGCCGAGCAAG CTCAGAGGGAGAGCTGtggcaaccgaaaaggaatgaaaCGCGAATATGCAGTGCTCACTTCGTGGGAAACGAGAGAAGCAACATCGCTCAGCACCCAGCGTACATTCCAACAATATTTCCACCTTGCTACAAAAAGAGTGATGCCGCCTTGCCCCAGACAAAACTGGGAAGATTTGAAAG GATTCAGCGACGGAGCGCGCTGCGACCAGTCATTGCTCCAACGTGTCAAACTGCCGTCTCCTTGAATTCAGAGGACGACACAGCGGCACTGGAAGAACGCAACGAAATGTCAGACTTGGAAGCCACCGTTTGCTTCAGTCCTGACTCGGCACAGGGCACATCCGCGTCGGAAGAATGCAACAAGTTTGCGTCCGTG ATGACTCAGACAGAGAACAGTTCATTCCAGGGGCCATGTAGCTTGTTTCTTTCTGTGGTGTCACAGTGTGATGCATCGACACAAGTGTCTCATATTGAAACTAGAGACAGCAGCGTGCAAGCAGAACCTGCAGTGAGGTCAACCGCCACTGGGCCAGAAGAGCGAAGCTGCGTTTTCCTTGGATACAGCTCTCTTTGCGAAAGGAAAGATGCATTCACAGAACTATGTGGAGTCAGTGCAAATGTGTTTGCCATGCTAATGTCTTTATTTTCATCTGTAGTCGTGAGGTCTGTTGATGTCCCTATCCCTCAAAAGATGGTGATCTTCCTAATGAAGATGAAACTTGGCATTTCATTTGCAAGTATAGCTGTACTTTTTGGCCTGCATCGTACAACTGTTAGCCgcatcttttttttcgttttgaggAATCTTCTTTACTCAATGCAACACTTCATTCCTGAACCGCCGCAAGCTGCTGTCAAGGCAACTATGCCAGCATGCTTTAAGGTACACTACCCTAACTGTCGTTTTATTATAGACTGCACTGAAGTGAGAACGGAAGAGCCACCTACTGTAGAACAGCGTCGAGCTCTTTTTTCACACTACAAGGGATGCTACACATTGAAGTTTTTAATTGGAATCTTGCCCAATGGTGCAGTGACCTTTGTATCAAAGGCTTATGGAGGTCGAGCTTCAGACACGCACATAACTCTAGAATCAGGCTTTCTCAATCGAATTGAGCCAGGTGATGTTGTGTTAGCCGACAAAGGTTTTCCAGGCATAAAAGCACCAGCGGAAGGAAACAAGGGCATTGTTGTCTTGCCCCCTTTCTCTAAAGGAAATATGCAATTTACATATGATGAGCTCCAGCAAACTTACCACATTGCTCAGGTACGCATCCATGTTGAAAGAGCTATCCAGCGAATAAAATTGTTTAATATTCTTAATTTTCGAGTATCTAATGATCTCATTCCTTATATGAGTGATATCATGCGAATGTGTTGCATCCTGGTGAATCTGCAACCGCCAATTATAAACACACAAAAGCTTGAGCAATCTTAA